Proteins encoded by one window of Candidatus Woesearchaeota archaeon:
- a CDS encoding 30S ribosomal protein S11: MREQDKGMDRGKTRWGIAHIFSSYNNTIIHITDITGSESIARVSGGMVVKSDRLEGSPTAAMIAAKRAAETAMEKGINAIHVKIRATGGQNGPSNPGPGAQAAVRALSRMGLRIGIIEDVTPVPHDGCRKKGGKRGRRV; encoded by the coding sequence ATGAGAGAGCAGGACAAAGGAATGGACAGGGGCAAAACCAGATGGGGAATAGCCCACATTTTTTCCTCATACAATAACACAATAATCCACATAACAGACATCACAGGAAGCGAAAGCATTGCAAGGGTTTCTGGCGGAATGGTTGTCAAGTCAGACAGGCTTGAGGGAAGCCCGACAGCTGCAATGATAGCTGCAAAAAGGGCTGCTGAAACAGCAATGGAAAAGGGCATAAATGCAATCCATGTGAAAATCAGGGCAACAGGCGGGCAGAACGGCCCCTCAAATCCCGGACCAGGAGCCCAGGCAGCTGTAAGGGCGCTTTCAAGGATGGGATTAAGGATTGGAATAATTGAAGATGTGACTCCGGTTCCTCACGACGGGTGCAGGAAGAAAGGAGGAAAAAGAGGGAGAAGGGTTTAA
- a CDS encoding DNA-directed RNA polymerase subunit D, whose protein sequence is MKIELLNKEKDNQVSFLIKDGSIAYVNALRRIAIEEVPTMAIEDVNMVKNSSALYDEVVAHRLGLVPLTTDLKSYNLPSECSCKGEGCPKCQVKLVLNKKDAGYVYASDLKSKDPAIKPVYPKIIITKLLKGQALELEATAVLGRGKEHAKWSPGLVYYRNYPVVSVTKKCESEECVNMCPAKVFKIEKGVLAVVDENEVNCTLCEACTEICPDCIEVSSKKNEFIFTVESWGQLGCRQIMKEAVKIFENKINSFIEEVERISK, encoded by the coding sequence ATGAAAATAGAGCTCTTGAATAAGGAGAAGGACAACCAGGTTTCCTTTTTGATAAAGGACGGGAGCATTGCCTATGTTAACGCACTGAGAAGGATAGCAATTGAAGAAGTTCCAACCATGGCAATTGAAGATGTCAACATGGTAAAGAACAGCTCTGCGCTTTATGACGAAGTTGTGGCGCACAGGCTCGGGCTTGTTCCGCTGACAACAGACCTTAAATCATACAATCTTCCGAGCGAATGCAGCTGCAAGGGAGAGGGCTGCCCGAAATGCCAGGTCAAGCTTGTCCTTAACAAAAAAGATGCGGGCTATGTCTATGCATCAGACCTTAAATCAAAAGACCCCGCAATAAAACCTGTTTATCCAAAAATCATAATAACAAAACTCCTCAAGGGACAGGCGCTTGAGCTTGAGGCAACAGCAGTCCTCGGAAGAGGGAAAGAGCATGCCAAGTGGTCTCCCGGGCTTGTGTATTACAGGAACTATCCTGTTGTTTCGGTAACCAAAAAATGCGAAAGCGAAGAGTGCGTTAACATGTGCCCTGCAAAGGTTTTCAAGATTGAAAAGGGGGTGCTTGCAGTTGTAGATGAAAATGAGGTTAACTGCACCCTTTGCGAAGCATGCACTGAAATCTGCCCTGACTGCATTGAGGTTTCAAGCAAGAAAAACGAATTCATATTCACTGTTGAAAGCTGGGGGCAGCTTGGCTGCAGGCAGATAATGAAGGAAGCAGTAAAGATTTTTGAAAATAAAATCAACAGCTTCATTGAAGAAGTGGAAAGGATTTCAAAATAG